DNA from Mycobacterium bourgelatii:
CGCCCGACAACGAGTTCCCGGGCAGCGACCCGGATATGGCGTTTCGCCAGTTGATCATGGAGGCCGGCGCGGACATTGCCATCCTGGAACCCGCCGCGTATCCGGCACGCATCCCGGAGGCCCAGCATGCGATGTCGGTCGCGCTGAACGACTGGCAGGCCAACCATTGGCTGGACAGCCACAACAACTGGCACCAACGGTGGCGGGGATCGATCTGTCTCGCCATCGAGGACCCGGAAGCGTCGGTTCGCGAAATCGAGCGCTGGGCCGGCCACCCCTACATGGCACAGATTTTGATCAAGGCCGAGCCGCGGCCGTCCTGGGGGAACCCGAAATACGACCCGATCTGGGCGGCTGCCACCAAGCACGACATCACGGTGAGCTGCCACCTGTCGCGCAGCCACTTCGAGGAGCTACCCACCCCCCCGGTGGGCTTCCCCAGCTACAACCACGACTTCATGGTCACCTACTCACTGCTGGCGGCCAACCAGGTGATGAGCCTGATCTTCGACGGCGTCTTCGACCGATTCCCGACGTTGCGCATCGTCTTCGTCGAGCACGCGTTCACCTGGATCCTGCCGCTGATGTGGCGCATGGACGCGATCTACGAGGCCCGAAAATCGCGGCTGGACATCAAGCGCAAGCCGTCGGAGTACGTCAAGAGCAACATCAAATTCACCACCCAACCGCTGGACTATCCCGAGGACAAGACCGAGTTGACTCGCGCGTTGGAATGGATGGAGTGCGACAAGATCCTGTTGTACTCGTCGGACTACCCGCACTGGACGTTCGACGACCCACGCTGGTTGGTCAAGCATCTGCCGAAAGCGGCCCGGGACGCCGTGATGTTCAAGAACGGCATCGCGACGTATCACCTCCCGGAAACCGTTCCGGTGCTCGAGGGTCAAGTTCGGGTTCACTGAGTTGGAAGAACAAGTAAAACGGCCCCGCCTCGCCCAGGGCCGCGAGCACGTTGTCGCAACGGTCGACGAGATCCCGCCCGGTACCCACAAATTGGTACCGATAGGGCGGCACGGCGTGGGTGTCTACAACGTCAACGGCAACTTCTACGCCATCGCGAATTACTGTCCACACCAAGGTGGTCCGTTGTGCTCGGGACGAGCGCGAGGACTGACCGCCGTCGACGAGACCGCCCCCGGAGATGCGGTGATGGTGCGCGACCTGGAATACATCTACTGCCCCTGGCATCAATGGGGTTTCGAGTTGGCGACGGGAACCACGGCGGTGAAACCGGAATGGAGCATCCGCACCTACCCGGTGCGCGTCGTGGGCAATGACGTGTTGGTGATGGCGTGACGACGCAACAGGAGAATCGCGTGTCCTCACTCGAGGTGAACGGTGGCCGGGTTGTCTACGAAATCCTGGGTGAGACCGGCGATCTCATCGCCCTGACACCGGGTGGTCGATTCAGCAAGGACATCGACGGCCTGCGCCCCCTGGCCGAGGCCCTCAGAGACGGCGGCTACCGCGTGCTGCTCTGGGACCGCCCCAACTGTGGCGCCTCCGACGTGCAGTTCTATGGACAGAGCGAATCACACATGCGCGCCGAAACTTTGCACAAACTGGTGACGGGGCTGGGGTTCGAGCGGTGCATCTTGGCCGGAGGATCCGGCGGCGCAAGGGATTCCATGCTGACCACGATGCTCTACCCGGATCTGGTCACCAAATTGGTCGTGTGGAACATCGTCGGCGGCATCTACGGCACCTTCGTGTTGGGCTCGTACTACATCATCCCGAACATTCTTGCGGTGCGCGGCACCGGAATGGACGGCGTGATCAAACTGCAGGAGTGGCGCGAGCGCATCGCACAGAATCCCGCCAACGAGAAGCGTTTTCTCGACTTCGACAAGGACGAGTTCCTCCAGGTGATGCTGCGTTGGCTCAACGCATTCGTGTCCAAGCCGGGCCAGACGATTCCCGGCGTCGACGACGAAATGTTCGACCGGATAAAGGTCCCCACGCTGATCATTCGTGGCGGGGAAAACGACCTGGATCACCCCAAGCGGACGTCACTGGAAGTCAGTTGCCTGATCAAGGGATCCAAACTCATCGACCCGCCCTGGCCCGAGGATGCGTGGGAGCGGGCATCCGAAGAACGCGCGTCGGGCAAGGTCAAGCACTTCAACATGTTCGACACGTGGGTGCTGGCGGCACCGGCGATCCTGGAATTCCTGGACTCCTAAGGGCCGCCGATGATCTCACCGCGTGCGAATGTGGACCTCGCAGTTCAGCGACGCCTCCAGCGCCGTGTGGATGCGGCTTTCCGGAACCCGCTCGAGGTCTTCTTCGCGCAGGGTCACATAGACGATGTCGTAGCCGTCGTTCCCGGGCTCGCGAATGATCTCACCGGTGAGTCCGAACCCGGCCAATACGCCGTGCGCGTCGTCATCGGTGCCGCGACTGACGAAGGTGACCACGCCCGGCACCGGAGAAGTGTTGAAGGCCTTGGCGCACAGTTCGATCGCGGTTTTCTTGGCGGATTCGACGTCGTCGCCGGTAACGAGCAGCTCCACAGCGCGGCTTACATCCCTGCGAGCCAGGTCGACGCCGACCTCGCTGACCAGCCTGAGGAGGACCGTCATGCCGTCGCGTAGTTCCTCGGCCGCCAGCACACGGTCTGGGTCGACATTGACCCGCACCACCGCCGTCCGCATGCGAGCTAGCCTAATCACCGTGGAAGTCGGCAAGCCATGAACACCACCGAAGCCGCCGTCAAGACGGCCGCCTGGCCGGGTTGTCCGCCCCGGCTGCTGCGGGAAAGTCTTGGACCAGAGGACCTAGCGGCGTATCGCGAGCAGGGTGGATATCTTGCGCTCACCGACGCCGAAATGCTGCTGAAGGAAATTGAATCCGGCGGATTGGTCGGCCGAGGCGGCGCCGCGTTTCCGCTGGGATTGAAGCTACGCGCGGTGCGGGACAACGGGCGGGTTGCCGGCGGTTCGGTGGTTGTCGCGAACGGCGAAGAGGGAGAACCGGCTTCGATCAAAGACCGCTGGCTGTTGCGCAACCGACCGCATCTGGTGCTGGACGGACTGCGCTTGGCCGCGGCGATCGTGGCCGCTGATCACGCCTACGTCTACGTGTCCGACCCGGATGCGGCGCACAGCGTCGAAGCCGCCCTCAACGAACTGGACTCGGACACCCTTGGCGGTGTCGGCGTCGAATTGCGGTCGGTGCAGCCGGGTTACGTGGCCGGTGAGGAAACCGCTGCTGTCCGCGCCATCAACGGCGGCCCGGCCAAACCGACCGACAAGCCGCCGCGCCCTTTCGAAGTGGGCGTCAACGGGCGGCCAACGCTGGTGAGCAATGTCGAAACCCTCGCCAATGTGCCCTACCTACAACGCCACGGCGCGACGGCGTTTCGCGCCCAGGGAACGGTGATGTCGCCGGGAACCTTTCTCGCCACCATCACCGGCGCCAACCGGCCCCCGATCCTGTATGAACTGCCGCACGGCCTGCCGTTCGCCGAACTGCTGGCATTGCACGGTGTTTCGGCTGAACAGGTGCGCGGCGTGTTGATGGGCGGCTACTTCGCCGGGCTACTCAATCGGGTGGTGCTGGATACCTCCCTCGACCACGAGACCATGCGGGGGCTTGGCAGCGGACTGGGCTGCGGCGCAATCTCTCTCATCACCGACGACTGCCCGGTCGCGGTCGCCGCTTCGGTGTTGGCATACTTCGACCGCGAAAACGCCGGTCAGTGCGGGTCATGTTTCAACGGCACGGCGGCCATGGCGGCCGTCGGCGGCGCGTTGCGGGATTTCGCGGCGACCTCCGAGGATCTGGAACGGCTGCGCCGATGGTCAGTGGTGTTGCGCGGACGCGGCGCGTGCGCAACCTTGGACGCCGCCACCAATGTCGCGGCGACGCTGCTCGACCAGTTCCCCGAAGAGGTGGCCCATCACCTCGACGGCACCTGCCCGGACTGCGCGAGTGGCGCGTTCCGCGCCGAGCGTCCCTACCAGGCCTCCGAGGCAGGAAAGGCGGTGCGCGACTTATGAAAATCCGCCTGGACCGCACCGTTTGCGACGGTTTCGGGCTGTGTGCCAAGCATGCACCCAACTATTTTTCGCTCGACGACTGGGGCTACGCGTGCGTGATCGGGGATGGCACCGTCGCACCGGCGGACCACGATGCGGTCATGCGGGCCCTGCTGGACTGCCCGGTGCATGCCATCACCGAAATCGGTGACCGCCAGCCCACGGTCACGCACCCGCCGGGCCCCGCTGCCGACGAAGATCCCGCCGAGCACCTCAAAACCGAAGCGAACGAGGCACAGTGGGGCTTTACCCGCTAGCCCGGTAGCCCGGGGTGTGCTTCAGCCGATCTGAATCTTGAGTACCTGGCCTTCGGAGAGTGCGTACAGGTAGCGGTCCTCGTTGTCTATCACCAGGTCGGCCACTTCCTTCCCGGCCTCGTAGAAAACCGTCTGACGGGATGAGCCGGCCGCCAGGTTGACGATTCGGTGATTGTTGCGGTCGGCGACGTAGACGTTGCCGTTGCGGTCCACCGCCACCCCGGTCGGGCAATTGAGGCCGGTGAACGGCAGCACCGTCGGGGATTTCGAACCTGCCGCAAGCTTGAGCACCCGGTTGCTGGAGAAGTCGACGACGTACAGGGCGCCAGCGGGGTCCAACGCCAGAGCCTGAGGCATTTTGAGGTTCTGGAACGGCAGCACGGTCGCCGCGCCGGCACCCGCGGCCAGCTTCAACACCCGGCGGCCGTAACTGTCGGAGACGAAGACGTTGCCGCCCTGATCGACCTTCACGTCGGTTGGGCCCTTGAGGCCTTTGAAGGGCAGCTCGGTGGGTTTGGACGAGCCGGCCTTGAGTTGCAACACCCGATTCTGGACGTAATCGACCACGTAGACGGCGCCCTTGCGATCCACCGCGATCCCGCTGGGTTGTTTGAGCCCTTTGAACGGCAGCGCCGTCGGGTTGGACGACCCGGCCACCAACTCCGAGATTTGGCCGTCGCTGTCAGCGATGAAAACGGCGCCCGAGCTGTCCACCGCAATCGCCGACCCGACCTCCAGCGTGGGCAACGGCAGCGCGACCGGGGGCGCCAACGGCGCCGACGGCGGTCCCGACGACATCGGGGCAGACGACCGCGAACTCGCCTGCGTACTTGGGACATTGGAGCCACCGCCAGATGTAGCGACAGCCAGTACTACGACGAGGATCACCGCGATGACGACGGCGGCGGCGACGCCGGCAAAAAGTGCAAGCTTCGCGTTCCGCGACATTCCCGGCTGCGGGGGCGGTGGCGCGAAGTGTTGCGGTTGCGGGTACGGCACCGGACCGTAAGGCGGCCACTGGGGCGGCGGCTCGCTGCCGTACGGCTGCGGGGGCGCCGGTGCTGGTGGCGGCGCACCGAACATCGGCGGGCCCGGGGGTGGCACAGGCGTGTTCGGGTAGTGACCGAACGGTGTCCCCTCTTCCAACGACCCTCCCCGTTTGTTCGCTGTGGACCACCCTAAGGAAATCGGCGATCCGTCGCCACGCAACCCGGCAAAGGACGAGCGGCCGGAGCACGGCCACGCCGCGGCGCTGCCTGGTACACGCCACTTGACGGGTGATAACGTAATTCTCAGTTTCGCATAACGGTCCTACCACCCCAGCCCGCGGAGGTGACGTGTCGGCGAACCCCGGACGCCCGCTGCCCCTTATCACCGACCAGAACGAATTCTTTTGGACTTCGGGAGCCGACGGCACGCTCAAATTTCAGGAGTGCCGGGCTTGTGCGTCGCTGATCCATCCGCCCGCCCCGGTGTGCCGCTACTGCCGTTCCCGGGACATCGGCGTACGAGCGGTGTCGGGGAAGGCGACGCTGTCCGGGTTCACCGTGAACCACCGGTTCAGCCTGCCGGCGCTGCCGGCCCCCTACGTCGTCGCGCAGGTGGCGATCGTCGAGGATCCCCGGGTTCGGCTGACCACCAACATCGTCGACAGCGATCCCGACCAACTGGAAATCGGCCAACCATTGGAGGTCGTCTTCGAGCAGGTCGAGGACGTCTGGCTGCCACTGTTTCGGCCAACGGCGGACGAGGAGCCCGGCCCGTTGCCGGTCGACGAGATCGCCCCGGAGCGCTTCGGCGAGTACGTGCGCCCCATGCTCACGACGGAGAAGTTCGAGGACAAGGTCGCGATCACCGGCATCGGCATGTCGCCGATAGGTCGCCGATTGATGGTGCCGCCGCTGTCCCTGACGGTCCAGGCCTGCGAAGCCGCTGTCGCCGATGCCGGGCTGACGTTGGACGACATCGACGGCCTGTCCACGTACCCCGGAGGCGGCAACCTCGGCGGGTTCGCCGAAGGCGGGGTTACCGCGCTCGAGGCGGCGTTGGGTATCCGGCCGGCGTGGCACAACGGCGGCATGGAGACCTTCGGGCCCGGCGGCTCGGTGATCGCCGCAATGCTCGCGGTCGCAAGCGGCCTGGCCCGTCATGTGTTGTGCTTCCGAACCCTGTGGGAAGCGACCTTCAACGAGCTGATGAAGCAGGGCAAGATCACCCCACCATTCGGTGGGGGCCGCACCGACAGCTGGCAGTATCCGTTCGGCGCCACCTCGGCCGCACACACCCTGGCGATCAATGCCCAGCGGCACTTCCACCGTTACGGCACAACGAAAGAGACGCTTGGCTGGATCGCGCTGAACCAACGTGCCAATGCCGAGCTCAACCCGACCGCGGTCTACCAGTCGCCGATGACGATGGAGGACTACCTCAACGCGCGGCCGATCACCACGCCGTTCGGCCTCTACGACTGCGACGTTCCGTGTGACGGTGCGATCGCCGTGATCGTCTCGGCCGTTGACGCCGCACGCGATCTCGCCAAACCGCCCGTGCTGGTGGAGGCGGTCGGGACGCAGATCATCGAACGCATCGACTGGGACCAGAGCACACTGACCCACGAGCCCCAGGTGCTCGGCCAGGCCGCGCACGTGTGGACCCGCACCTCGCTGCGGCCCGCCGACGTCGATGTCGCGGAGCTCTACGACGGGTTCACCATGAACTGCCTGTCCTGGATCGAGGCACTCGGGTTCTGCGGTATCGGTGAGGCCAAAGACTTTCTGGACGGCGGCAAGAACATTGCCCGTGACGGCGTGCTGCCGCTCAATACCCACGGCGGGCAGCTGTCGCACGGCCGCACCCACGGCATGGGCCTGGTACACGAGGCCGTCACCCAACTGCGCGGGGAGGCCGGTGCGCGCCAGGTCGCCGGCGCCCGCGTCGGTGTGGTCAGCAGCGGCGGGTTGACTCCGAGCGGCGTGATCCTGCTGCGAGCCGACCAATGAGCAGCCCGCCCCGCCCGCGGGTCGTCATCGCCGACGGCGTCCCGATGTCCGGCGTCATCACCGAGGCCGAAAGCCCGAAAGCGGTCGTCGTGGCCATCCATGGCGGCGGCACCACCGCCGTCTACTTCGACTGCCCCGGGCATCCCGAATTGTCTTTGCTGCGAATGGGTCCCACGCTGGGGTTCACGGTGATCGCCCTCGACAGACCGGGCCACGGTAGCTCGGCGCCTTACCCGGAGGCCGTGCAAACGCCGCAGCAACGCGTCGACCTCGCCTATGGCGCCGTCGACCGCATTCTGGGGCAGCGGCCACGCGGTGCGGGGTTGTTCTTGCTGGGCCATTCGGGCGGTTGCGAACTTGCGACGCGGATGGCGGCCGACGAGCAGCGCGGGCCCGCCCTGTTGGGCCTGGAACTCGGCGGCACCGGGCGGCGCTATCACGACGCCGCCAAAGAAATCATGAAAGCTGCTGCGATCAAGGAGCGTCCGCCCGGTACGCGGGAGTTGCTGTGGGAGCCGATGCGGCTCTACCCGCCCGACATTCTGCGCGGCATCACCAACTCGTCGGCATCACCGCCCTACGAACGGGATGTGGCACTGAACTGGCCGCACACCTACTTCCCTGAACTGGCGCCGTCGGTTCGGGTCCCGGTGCGATTCACCCTGGGCGAGCACGACCGGGTGTACCGCAGCGACGACGAGAATCTGTCCGAAATCGCCGAAATGTTCACCCAAGCACCACTTTTCACCGCCAACACGCAGCCCGATGCCGGGCATAATCTCAGCCTCGGCCTCAACGCCGCGGACTACCACCGCAAGGTGTTCGCGTTCGTGGACCAATGCGTGGCGGCGCGTTCGTCGGGTGACGCCGCGGAGGCCGGTTGATGCGCGTCGGATTCATCGGCTTGGGCAGCCAGGGCGCCCCAATGGCACGGCGGATCATCGACGCCGGTTTCCCGACCACGCTGTGGGCCCGCAGGCCCGAAACCCTCGAGCCATTCGCCGATACCCCGGCGCAGGCCGCCGAGTCACCGGCGGACCTCGCCGCCGCCAGCGATCTGGTTTGCGTGTGCGTTGTCAATGACGCCGACGTCGAGGAGATCGGTGGCAGGGTGTTGGCCGGACTGGCGCACGGCGGCATTATCGCGGTGCACAGCACCGTGCATCCGCAAACTTGTCGTGAGTTGGCCAAGAGGGCTGCATTACAGGGTGTTTCGGTCATCGACGCTCCGGTCAGCGGCGGTGGTCCGGCCGCGGCGAAGGGCCGCCTGCTGGTGATGGCCGGGGGCGATGCCGACGTTGTGCAACGCTGCCGCCCCGTCTTCGAGTCCTACGCCAACGCGGTGGTTCACCTCGGCGAGCTGGGTTCCGGGCAAACCGCCAAGCTGCTCAACAACCTGCTGTTCACCGCCAATCTGGGCACCGCGGCCACCGCACTCTCGCTGGCCAGGGCCTTGGGCGTCGCACCCGGGCGGCTCACCGAGGTCTTTGCCCGCAGCAGCGGTAACAGTTTTGCGCTCAACACCATTGGCGGCACCGACAATCTGGACCGGATGGCCGGACTCGCCGGCGGGCTGCTGCAGAAGGACGTCCGGCTCATCGCCGACCTGGCCGACGAGGCCGCCGCCCGGGCGGGAGTCGTGCTCGATGCGGCCGATGCCGCGCTGGCGCTCATGGAGTATCCGCGATGAACACCGGCGCGACGGTCGGATCATTTGCGGTGCGCCCCGACACCGCTACCGTTAGCGTTACAGTCAGTGATTCAGCTGTAGGTATTCCGGCTCCCAACTCAACGTCGAGGAGGTTGCAGTGACGACAGCCAAGGTCGTCTTCGACCCGTTTTCTGAAGACTTCTTCAACGGGGCATGGGACACGTACAAGCGGATGCAGGAAGAGGCGCCGGTCTACTACAGCGAGGAGTACGACTTCTACGCGCTGACCCGGCATGCGGACGTCGCTGCGGGACTGAAGAACTTCGAACTGTTCTCCTCCGCATACGGCATCGACTTGTCGATGGTGCGCACTGGGAAGCCGCCGGAGCAGAAGTCGATCATCTTCATGGATCCGCCCGACCACCGGCACATGCGCAGTCTGCTCAACAAAGTCTTCACCCCGCGCGCCATTCAAGCCCAGCGAGAGATGGTGGGCGAAAAGATCGACAAGTACCTCAGCAAGGTCGATCCCGACCGATTCGATGTGGTGCAGGACTTCTCCGGTCCGTTCCCCGTCGAGGTGATCACGACGATGCTGGGCGTCCCCGAGGAGCATGCCCAGCGAGTGCGGTACCTCATCGACGAGTCGCTGCACCGCGAGCCCGGACAGGTCGAGACCGGCGAGCGCGGCATGCAGGCCAACATCGAGACCTGGATGCTGTACTACGAGCTCCTGCAGCAGCGCCGCGCCGAACCGCGCGACGACCTGTTCACCAAGCTGATCAACGCCGAGATCGAACGCGAAGACGGCCAGATGACCAAACTGGACGACATTGAGATAGCCGGCTTCGCAACGCTATTGGGCGGCGCCGGCGCCGAGACCGTCACCAAGCTGGTCGGCAACGCACCGGTGGTGTTCGCACGGTTCCCCGACCAGTGGCAGAAGCTGCTCGAAGACCGCAGCAAGATCCCCGCCGCGGTCGAAGAGTTACTCAGATACGAGGCCCCCTCCCAGTACCAGGTTCGGTGCTCGACGAGAGAATTCGAGCTGCATGGTGTGACGATTCCCGCCATGAAACCGGTGTTCCTGATCAACGGCGCGGCCAACCGTGACCCCGCCGCCTGGACGAATCCCGACCAATTCGACATCGACCGCGACCGACACGAGGCCCTGAACCTCAGCTTCGGTTACGGGATCCACAGCTGCCTCGGCGCCGCACTGGCTCGCATGGAAAGCGCGATCGCCTTGGAGAAGCTACTGGACTTCATGCCGCGCTACGAGGTGGACTGGGAGAACTGCACCCGCGTGCAGATGCAGAACGTGGCAGGCTGGAAAAACGTACCCGTCAAAGTTATTCGGTAGGTATTGCGATGAAAATTGAAGTCGACTGGGACCTCTGCGAAAGCAACGGGGTGTGCATGGGCATCATCCCCGAAGTCTTCCTCCTCGACGACCAAGACATGCTGCACGTGCTTCAGCCCGAAGTGACCCCGGAGAACGAGGAACTCGTGCGCGATGCCGTGCGGCAATGCCCCCGGCAGGCCATCTCCATTCAGGAGTAGAACCCTTCCCCGCGAGCAGACGTAAAGTTGCCCAAAATCGTTGTTTTTTAGGCGATTTTGCGTCTGCTCAGCACGGAGAAAAGGTCAGGTCTCCTTGATGGCTTGCTCCGGACAGCACGCGATGGCCTCGCGGGTGGCCTCCTCCAATTCCGTTGGCACCTCGGAAGTTATCGCCTCCGCGTAGCCGTCATCGGTCAGGTTGAAGACCTCCGGGCACAGTGTCAGGCACATGCCGTGCCCGCGACAGACCCCATCGTCAACCCGCACCTTCATGCCGGTGTGAACTCCAGGTGCAATTCGGTGAGCCCGCGCAGTATGTAGGTCGGAACATATTGGTAGCGGCGGTCATTGGCCGGGCCGTGTACCGTCTCATCGATCCTGATGTCGGAGGTTCGGTCGAGTAGCCGTTCGATTGCCACCCTGGTTTCCGCGCGCGCCAACGGGGCGCCGGGGCAACTGTGGATGCCCCGTCCGAACGAAATGTGCTGACGGGCGTTCTTGCGTCCCGGGTCGAACGTGGCGGGTTCTTCGAACCGGCGCGGATCCCGGTTGGCCGCGGCCTGCACCACCATGACGGTAGTGCCGGCCGGCAGGTCGACACCGCCGACGTTGACGGGCACCCGGTTCATCCGGAAGTCGCCCTTGACCGGGCTTTCTATGCGCAGCGACTCCTCGATGAAGTTGGGGATCAGGCTGCGGTCCCTGCGCAGCTGCGCTTGGAGGTCGGGACGTTCACCCAAGATCTGCAGGGAGGCGCCAAGTAGCCGCACGGTGGTCTCCTGGCCCGCGGAGAAGACGTTGCTGGCCACCCGTGCCACGTCTTCGACGTCGGGGATCGAGCCGTCGGGATAGGTGGCGGTCGCCAGGCCGGTCAGCACGTCGTCGCGCGGCGCACTCCGACGGTCCCGGACATAGTCGGAAAACAGACCGTAGAGGAACGCCAGCGGGCTGTGCGCCAGCGCTTTGTCGCCGGTACCGCCGATGCCGCCGCCTGAGTGCTCCCGGATGCCCTTGACGAACTTGTCGCGGTCCTCCATCGGCACGCCCAGCAGGTCGGCGATGACCAGCAGCGTGAACGGCCCCGCGAAACCCTTGATCCACTCGCCCTTTCCCGGTGCCAGGAACTCATCCAGCACTTGATCGGCGAGCGCCCACATGGCGTCCTCGTTCTCCTTGAGGCGCTTGGGCGTTATCAGGCGCATCAGCAGGGACCGGTGGTTGGTGTGGGTCGGCGGGTCCAGGGTGGGCAGCTGATCGCTGAAGGGCAACTCGTCGCGATGCTGCTCGATCAGTTCGGTGATGTCCGAGTCGCCCAACCCCTCGAGCGATACCGGAAAGCCGGGGAATGGCCCGGTCACCGAGATGCACGAAGACCACGTTTGGGCATCGTTCAACACCGCGCAGGCCTCATCCCAGCCGGTGATCATGGTGACGCCGTGATGGTTTTCCTTGGCCACCGGACACTGCTGGCGCAACGCCTCGTAGTAGGGATACGGGTCCTGGACGAGCCGACTATCGCGGAAGAAGTCCATTTCGGCGTAGTCGTTCACCATCTCAAGCTCCATTCGGATCTCATCTGATGAGAATCAGCCTCTCATGGTTGAGTATCAGATTTCCACACGGTCTATGCATCGTCAAACGTGGGGTGCGGCGCCCGGTCGCATGCCCCGCCGCCCACTGTGAAAGATGCGGCGCGTCACGCTGAATCTGTGTCGCCATATTCACTTTCGGCGGCGCACACACCGGCCCCGCCGCCTAGGCGGGCACCAGGTCAGCGGCGACCGACGGGTACGCCATCAGCCCGCTCCGGAAGGTCTCGCTCGGCCCGACCGCGGTCTCCGCTCCCGCGGCGGCCAGCGCCCGAGCCTTGAACATCTGCGCGGCCATGCTCAACCGGTGTTGGACCAAACCGACGCTGTCATCGAGTTCGGCCGGCCACCGCTGCCCCCACAGCGTGACCTCGGTGACGCCATTGTCGAGCGCCTGCAACACCCCGGTACGCACCCGCGGATCGGAACCCAGCAGGTCGGCCGCGGCCGCTAGTGCCTGCGGCTTGGGACGGGCGCCCACCGAGGCCAGCGCGACCTCCAGGTCGAGCGTCCTGGCGCCGAGGATGTGCAGCGGGCGGTCGTCGGGATGATCGGTGAGCAGCACCGTGACGTCCCAACCCGCCATCGCCCGGTCGAAGAGCCATCCGCCGGCAAACGCGACCACGTCGACCACGCTGGACGCGACGACGTCGAGGCGGTATCGCATGTCGTGCGCTACCTCGTGTTCTGCGTCGTGTCCTGGGGGGCGAAGTCGCGCGCCAGCGCCTCCGCGTACTCCTTGAACACCTCGGTCAGCGGGATCGAAGGATCGAGCAACCATGTCATTTCCATTCCGTGGATGAAGGCGAGGATTTCCACAGCCTTGATGTCGGGGTCTATGTCGTGGCGAAAACGGCCGGCGGCCTGACCGCGACGGATGCCGTCGGCAACGATCTGGGCCGCGTCACGCTGCCGGGTGACCAAGCGGTCGTGCAGCGGAGCGTCGGGGGCGATGTTCTCCACCAGCAGCACCGTGAAGGTGCCCACCAGTTCGGGGGCTCGGTTGAAGCGGTCGGCAACCTGGGCGATCTCGCCGATCAGATCGCCGCCCCGGTCGGCGTGCGTCTCGTCGTCGAGGTCGCGCGCGTCCAGCACGGCGTGCAGCAACTGCTCCTTGGACTCGAAATGATGCAACAGGCCCGCCGGGGAGACGCCGGCTTCGCGAGCGATCTGCGCCAGCGTCGTACTGCGCCAGCCGTTGCGCGACAACAACCGCTGGGCGACCTCAAGGATCCGCTGTTTGCGGTCCTCGCCCTTGGCGAGAAGCGTGTCGTACGGCCGTGCGTCGGGCACCGCACTCCTAAGGGGCTGGGCTGGCGGCTGCAAAACCTACTGAACACACAGTAGGTTGGTTTGCGGGCCTCCACAAGAGGTCCGCGCCTACGTCGTCTTAAGACGCCAACTCGACCAGCGTGGCGTTGGCCGTGCCCCCGC
Protein-coding regions in this window:
- a CDS encoding NADH-ubiquinone oxidoreductase-F iron-sulfur binding region domain-containing protein; the encoded protein is MNTTEAAVKTAAWPGCPPRLLRESLGPEDLAAYREQGGYLALTDAEMLLKEIESGGLVGRGGAAFPLGLKLRAVRDNGRVAGGSVVVANGEEGEPASIKDRWLLRNRPHLVLDGLRLAAAIVAADHAYVYVSDPDAAHSVEAALNELDSDTLGGVGVELRSVQPGYVAGEETAAVRAINGGPAKPTDKPPRPFEVGVNGRPTLVSNVETLANVPYLQRHGATAFRAQGTVMSPGTFLATITGANRPPILYELPHGLPFAELLALHGVSAEQVRGVLMGGYFAGLLNRVVLDTSLDHETMRGLGSGLGCGAISLITDDCPVAVAASVLAYFDRENAGQCGSCFNGTAAMAAVGGALRDFAATSEDLERLRRWSVVLRGRGACATLDAATNVAATLLDQFPEEVAHHLDGTCPDCASGAFRAERPYQASEAGKAVRDL
- a CDS encoding amidohydrolase family protein codes for the protein MTLTHMHERVPAAERIAVRCVDSDVHPVPKRGEITQYIPEPWRSKYFLARSVGEQIYYDAPDYAHAYAMRVDTFPPDNEFPGSDPDMAFRQLIMEAGADIAILEPAAYPARIPEAQHAMSVALNDWQANHWLDSHNNWHQRWRGSICLAIEDPEASVREIERWAGHPYMAQILIKAEPRPSWGNPKYDPIWAAATKHDITVSCHLSRSHFEELPTPPVGFPSYNHDFMVTYSLLAANQVMSLIFDGVFDRFPTLRIVFVEHAFTWILPLMWRMDAIYEARKSRLDIKRKPSEYVKSNIKFTTQPLDYPEDKTELTRALEWMECDKILLYSSDYPHWTFDDPRWLVKHLPKAARDAVMFKNGIATYHLPETVPVLEGQVRVH
- a CDS encoding ferredoxin, with protein sequence MKIRLDRTVCDGFGLCAKHAPNYFSLDDWGYACVIGDGTVAPADHDAVMRALLDCPVHAITEIGDRQPTVTHPPGPAADEDPAEHLKTEANEAQWGFTR
- a CDS encoding Rieske (2Fe-2S) protein; protein product: MEEQVKRPRLAQGREHVVATVDEIPPGTHKLVPIGRHGVGVYNVNGNFYAIANYCPHQGGPLCSGRARGLTAVDETAPGDAVMVRDLEYIYCPWHQWGFELATGTTAVKPEWSIRTYPVRVVGNDVLVMA
- a CDS encoding thiolase C-terminal domain-containing protein, whose protein sequence is MSANPGRPLPLITDQNEFFWTSGADGTLKFQECRACASLIHPPAPVCRYCRSRDIGVRAVSGKATLSGFTVNHRFSLPALPAPYVVAQVAIVEDPRVRLTTNIVDSDPDQLEIGQPLEVVFEQVEDVWLPLFRPTADEEPGPLPVDEIAPERFGEYVRPMLTTEKFEDKVAITGIGMSPIGRRLMVPPLSLTVQACEAAVADAGLTLDDIDGLSTYPGGGNLGGFAEGGVTALEAALGIRPAWHNGGMETFGPGGSVIAAMLAVASGLARHVLCFRTLWEATFNELMKQGKITPPFGGGRTDSWQYPFGATSAAHTLAINAQRHFHRYGTTKETLGWIALNQRANAELNPTAVYQSPMTMEDYLNARPITTPFGLYDCDVPCDGAIAVIVSAVDAARDLAKPPVLVEAVGTQIIERIDWDQSTLTHEPQVLGQAAHVWTRTSLRPADVDVAELYDGFTMNCLSWIEALGFCGIGEAKDFLDGGKNIARDGVLPLNTHGGQLSHGRTHGMGLVHEAVTQLRGEAGARQVAGARVGVVSSGGLTPSGVILLRADQ
- a CDS encoding alpha/beta fold hydrolase, with product MSSLEVNGGRVVYEILGETGDLIALTPGGRFSKDIDGLRPLAEALRDGGYRVLLWDRPNCGASDVQFYGQSESHMRAETLHKLVTGLGFERCILAGGSGGARDSMLTTMLYPDLVTKLVVWNIVGGIYGTFVLGSYYIIPNILAVRGTGMDGVIKLQEWRERIAQNPANEKRFLDFDKDEFLQVMLRWLNAFVSKPGQTIPGVDDEMFDRIKVPTLIIRGGENDLDHPKRTSLEVSCLIKGSKLIDPPWPEDAWERASEERASGKVKHFNMFDTWVLAAPAILEFLDS